A genome region from Hoplias malabaricus isolate fHopMal1 chromosome 8, fHopMal1.hap1, whole genome shotgun sequence includes the following:
- the cep44 gene encoding centrosomal protein of 44 kDa, whose translation MATGDVKGALRKLQTSLRFLKYPREVDYSGLAKGDPSSCLPIVSFAFTSFSPAVAEHLVENGMELTGKSDLSFVETVYKVLRDLFSYKPLLTKQQFLQFGFAERKAGLLCDIIGFVLEKHKQLTKGTKFVSPPKRRLLSRSDSKSTESPTHRNTKRTPAQTVYLSRPLVERHLGYSSPQFSLSSDEPPQQKEEEEEEEEEEQREEGKEACVSTSPRPAAHMGGVSESMLRAVEAGLQDCVLRLGQQLTLLDARLQALEKNMSGKITIERSDWENLQSRVLLLETRLTLNTAQDPPRTSEGVIVPHEKRHSTEETVLDPVKGPISISTLVGRPELDSTTPMSLPASSPEESIKERLERIASMMKDTSSLLKNIEPTI comes from the exons GCTGGCTAAAGGAGACCCTAGCTCGTGTCTGCCCATCGTGAGCTTCGCCTTCACTTCCTTCTCTCCAGCTGTGGCTGAACATCTGGTGGAGAATGGCATGGAGCTCACGGGAAAGAGTGACCTGAGCTTCGTCGAGACCGTTTACAAG GTTCTCCGTGATCTTTTCAGTTATAAACCCCTTCTGACCAAGCAGCAGTTCCTCCAGTTCGGATTCGCAGAGAGGAAGGCCGGCCTTCTCTGTGACATTATTGGCTTCGTCCTGGAGAAACACAAGCAGCTCACCAAAGGAACCAAG TTTGTTAGTCCTCCCAAAAGAAGACTGCTCTCTCGCAGTGATTCGAAGTCCACGGAATCGCCGACTCACAGGAACACCAAGAGGACGCCAGCTCAGACC GTTTATCTGAGCCGGCCGTTGGTGGAGAGACACTTGGGCTACAGCTCTCCACAGTTCAGCCTCTCCTCAGACGAGCCGCCTCAGcagaaggaggaagaggaagaggaagaggaggaggagcagagagaggaaggaaaagaGGCTTGTGTCAGTACCAGCCCTCGCCCTGCTGCTCATATG GGAGGTGTGTCAGAGAGCATGCTGAGGGCCGTGGAGGCAGGTCTGCAGGACTGTGTGCTGAGGCTGGGGCAGCAGCTGACTCTGCTGGATGCCAGGCTACAGGCTCTGGAGAAGAACATGTCTGGGAAGATCACAATAGAGCGCAGTGACTGGGAGAACCTGCAGAGCAGAGTCCTGCTGCTGGAGACCAGGCTGACCCTCAACACAgcacag GATCCACCGAGAACAAGTGAAGGGGTTATTGTTCCACACGAGAAGAGACACTCCACTGAAGAGACAG TTTTAGACCCAGTTAAAGGGCCCATAAGTATTTCCACACTGGTGGGGCGACCAGAATTGGACAGTACCACTCCTATGAGCCTTCCAGCATCATCACCTGAG gaAAGTATTAAGGAGAGGCTGGAGAGAATAGCCAGCAT GATGAAGGACACATCCAGCCTTTTGAAGAATATAGAGCCCACAATATGA